In Halogeometricum sp. S1BR25-6, a single genomic region encodes these proteins:
- a CDS encoding TrmB family transcriptional regulator, with protein MDDAALVDLLERFGFSDKEIDTYLTVLELGEAKASTIADEADVSKRYVYSIAEKLEDRGFVEVNDHAVPTTIRARPPADVVDSLSSDLDDMGPALEARFSRAAPRSERFEVVKSRVTVIKRVSELVARGETEVTLGLPYSLVEEVADELRAAVDRGVLVLLIVTGVGPTDELDLSGLASVARAWEAPMPTMLTVDQSAGLVAPTEMVTRSNTGAQAIVFAQEQLGPVLVGSFLGNYWPMAAETYTCDPDTLPATYDDFRHAALQATMQVRAGREVAARAVGRSTHVEDGRTELAGVVVDIRQGLLEPSNNSFPVENALIVETEDGTFSVGGSGAFIEDFEAETVELRVVE; from the coding sequence ATGGACGACGCGGCCCTCGTGGACCTACTCGAGCGGTTCGGCTTCTCCGACAAGGAGATAGATACCTACCTCACCGTCCTCGAACTCGGCGAGGCGAAGGCGAGCACCATCGCGGACGAGGCGGACGTCTCGAAGCGCTACGTCTACAGCATCGCCGAGAAACTCGAAGACCGCGGGTTCGTCGAGGTGAACGACCACGCCGTGCCGACGACCATCCGCGCCCGTCCTCCGGCCGACGTCGTCGACTCGCTGTCGTCTGACTTGGACGACATGGGACCGGCCCTCGAAGCGCGCTTCTCCCGCGCGGCCCCGCGGTCGGAGCGGTTCGAGGTGGTGAAGTCGCGGGTGACCGTCATCAAGCGCGTCTCCGAACTCGTCGCCCGCGGGGAGACGGAGGTGACGCTCGGACTGCCGTACTCGCTGGTCGAGGAGGTGGCCGACGAACTCCGCGCGGCGGTCGACCGCGGCGTCCTCGTCTTACTCATCGTCACGGGCGTCGGTCCGACCGACGAACTCGACCTCTCGGGGCTGGCCTCGGTCGCCCGGGCCTGGGAGGCGCCGATGCCGACGATGCTCACCGTCGACCAGAGCGCCGGCCTCGTCGCGCCGACGGAGATGGTCACGCGGTCGAACACCGGCGCGCAGGCCATCGTCTTTGCGCAGGAGCAACTCGGTCCGGTACTCGTCGGGTCCTTCCTCGGCAACTACTGGCCGATGGCCGCCGAGACGTACACCTGCGACCCCGACACCCTGCCGGCGACGTACGACGACTTCCGACACGCGGCGCTGCAGGCGACCATGCAGGTCCGGGCGGGCCGCGAGGTGGCGGCCCGCGCCGTCGGCCGGTCGACCCACGTCGAGGACGGCCGGACCGAACTGGCGGGCGTCGTCGTCGACATCCGACAGGGCCTCCTCGAACCGTCGAACAACTCCTTTCCCGTGGAGAACGCGCTCATCGTCGAGACCGAAGACGGAACGTTCAGCGTCGGCGGAAGCGGGGCGTTCATCGAGGACTTCGAGGCCGAGACGGTCGAACTCCGGGTCGTCGAGTAA
- a CDS encoding rhodanese-like domain-containing protein: MVTETTPETLVAKLEDDDADTTVVDIRDPSSYTAEHIEGSVNLPADRLSLASVDSEWSDDIVVACYIGQSSRRVASMLDSHLDADVTSLRGGFDAWDGPVASGHDA; the protein is encoded by the coding sequence ATGGTGACGGAAACGACGCCGGAGACGCTCGTGGCGAAACTCGAAGACGACGACGCGGACACCACCGTCGTGGACATCCGCGACCCGTCCTCGTACACCGCCGAACACATCGAGGGCTCGGTGAACCTTCCGGCCGACCGTCTTTCCTTGGCGAGCGTCGACTCCGAGTGGAGCGACGACATCGTCGTCGCTTGCTACATCGGACAGAGTTCCCGTCGGGTCGCATCGATGCTCGACTCCCACCTTGACGCCGACGTGACCAGCCTCCGCGGCGGCTTCGACGCCTGGGACGGTCCCGTCGCGTCCGGACACGACGCCTGA
- a CDS encoding zinc-binding dehydrogenase, whose translation MGVGSRAMFDRMLDAVNATGMEPVVDRVFDFEDAREAYRYVDRGEHRGKVAVGID comes from the coding sequence ATGGGCGTCGGGAGTCGAGCCATGTTCGACCGGATGCTCGACGCCGTGAACGCGACCGGAATGGAACCGGTCGTCGACCGGGTCTTCGACTTCGAGGACGCCCGCGAGGCCTACCGGTACGTCGACCGCGGCGAGCATCGGGGAAAAGTCGCCGTCGGTATCGACTGA
- a CDS encoding 50S ribosomal protein L15e, with the protein MARSFYSHIKDAWKNPGDGKLAELQWQRKQEWRDQGAIVRVDRPTRLDKARELGYKAKQGIIVARVSVRKGGARKQRHKAGRRSKRQGVNRIGRRKSIQRIAEERASRKHPNLRVLNSYWVGEDGSQKWHEVIMVDPEHPAIQNDDELNWICSDDHKGRAFRGLTNAGTSNRGLNARGKGAEHTRPSIGSGRRRGK; encoded by the coding sequence ATGGCACGAAGCTTCTATTCCCACATCAAAGACGCGTGGAAGAACCCCGGCGACGGCAAACTCGCCGAACTGCAGTGGCAGCGAAAGCAGGAGTGGCGCGACCAGGGCGCCATCGTCCGCGTCGACCGCCCGACGCGCCTCGACAAGGCGCGCGAACTCGGCTACAAGGCCAAGCAGGGCATCATCGTGGCCCGCGTCTCCGTCCGCAAGGGCGGCGCGCGCAAGCAGCGCCACAAGGCCGGACGACGCTCGAAGCGGCAGGGCGTCAACCGCATCGGTCGCCGCAAGAGCATCCAGCGCATCGCCGAGGAGCGAGCCTCGCGCAAGCATCCGAACCTGCGCGTGCTCAACTCCTACTGGGTCGGTGAGGACGGCTCCCAGAAGTGGCACGAGGTGATCATGGTCGACCCCGAGCACCCGGCCATCCAGAACGACGACGAACTCAACTGGATCTGCAGCGACGACCACAAGGGCCGCGCCTTCCGCGGTCTGACGAACGCCGGCACGTCCAACCGCGGTCTCAACGCCCGCGGCAAGGGCGCCGAGCACACGCGCCCCAGCATCGGTAGCGGCCGTCGCCGCGGCAAGTAA
- the ubaA gene encoding SAMP-activating enzyme E1: MSLSLDATQLDRYSRHIIMDEVGPPGQERLLDASVLVVGAGGLGSPAIEYLAAAGVGHLGLVDDDAVERSNLQRQVVHGDGDVGRPKVDSAADYVRGLNPDVDVDTYEARLRKENVGILGDYDVVVDASDNFPTRFLVNDFCRIRDIPVAHGAIYRFEGQATTLVPDGPCYRCLFPEAPEPGTVPDCATTGVLGVLPGTLGCIQATEAVKLVLGEGEPLAGRLLFYDAMEMTFETVPYRRNPDCPVCGEDPIDSLDGVEYTDACAVSVE; encoded by the coding sequence ATGAGCCTCTCTCTCGACGCCACCCAACTGGACCGGTACTCCAGACACATCATCATGGACGAGGTGGGGCCGCCGGGACAGGAGCGACTGCTTGACGCCTCGGTACTTGTCGTCGGCGCCGGCGGCCTCGGGTCGCCCGCCATCGAGTACCTCGCCGCGGCGGGCGTCGGCCACCTCGGACTCGTCGACGACGACGCCGTCGAACGGAGCAACCTCCAGCGACAGGTGGTGCACGGCGACGGCGACGTAGGACGGCCGAAGGTCGACAGCGCCGCCGACTACGTCCGCGGCCTCAATCCCGACGTGGACGTCGACACGTACGAGGCGCGCCTGCGTAAGGAGAACGTCGGCATCCTCGGCGACTACGACGTCGTGGTCGACGCCTCGGACAACTTCCCGACTCGGTTTCTCGTCAACGACTTCTGCCGGATTCGCGACATCCCCGTGGCCCACGGCGCAATCTACCGCTTCGAGGGGCAGGCGACGACGCTGGTTCCCGACGGGCCGTGTTATCGCTGCCTGTTCCCCGAGGCGCCCGAACCCGGCACCGTCCCCGACTGCGCGACGACGGGCGTGCTCGGCGTCCTCCCCGGCACCCTCGGCTGTATCCAAGCGACCGAGGCGGTGAAACTCGTCTTGGGAGAAGGAGAACCGCTCGCGGGCCGCCTCCTGTTCTACGACGCGATGGAGATGACGTTCGAGACGGTGCCTTATCGCCGCAATCCCGACTGTCCGGTCTGCGGCGAGGACCCCATCGACTCCCTCGACGGCGTCGAGTACACCGACGCCTGCGCGGTGTCGGTCGAGTAG
- a CDS encoding NUDIX hydrolase, which produces MTERPLQATVSLRGVLFAPNGDVLVVQRTTDDGWELPGGRLGASEDAEEGVKREIAEETGLNVDLGQPVHATAWRNDDDNGRFGVYYHGIVAERAVSLSHEHAGYEWLSPRKAERRLSGPQGDAVSNALEVHDE; this is translated from the coding sequence ATGACTGAGAGACCACTCCAGGCGACGGTGAGTCTTCGAGGAGTGCTGTTCGCTCCGAACGGCGACGTTCTCGTCGTTCAGCGGACGACCGACGACGGATGGGAGCTGCCGGGCGGCCGCCTCGGCGCCAGCGAGGATGCGGAGGAAGGCGTCAAGCGAGAGATAGCGGAGGAGACGGGCCTGAACGTGGACCTCGGACAACCGGTCCACGCGACCGCGTGGCGGAACGACGACGACAACGGGCGCTTCGGCGTCTACTACCACGGTATCGTCGCCGAACGGGCGGTATCGCTGAGTCACGAACACGCCGGGTACGAGTGGCTCTCGCCGCGGAAGGCCGAGCGCCGACTGAGCGGTCCGCAGGGCGACGCCGTGAGCAACGCCCTGGAGGTGCACGACGAGTGA
- a CDS encoding methyl-accepting chemotaxis protein, which yields MSNSLLTRLSDALSVGGGDPRSDGGTGTDASGTVTGVARSLTSTQLLEGIGAPTFVLDAEGTVVAWNRQLAALTAVPASDALGSRHASEAFYPDGRRAKTLADKVLEAPTDADEVFDVPATGDGGFEDRSTMVTGDGVERHIRFVARPVFERSELVAVVETIYDRTDVVARERASMRLVEELLATVGALADGDLSARIEFEGDGHLPETTLCVVPEFNAMAERFERLADEVDETAVRLGEAIERAANAATRIDDNVADQADLLDSGAGEMEDLSATMEEIAATSDEVAASAAQAQTAAEDARGAGESVRAATDSVVEISADLLDTVAELQERMEAIEAVVEVIAEVADRTNLLALNANIEAARAGEAGSGFAVVADEVKQLANQTHEHTEDIARSIAEIREQADETVDASAQSHEQIQVASGEISDVLIALDEIAEATGTGADGIAEVARATDGQAENIEEVTTTIQSAQSHAFDARDASSEITDATADQTVALGELTDRVARLCGGDVSASFDAEAFGAETFDADAPGPGARSDLEAPARSEATRPTGGD from the coding sequence ATGTCGAATTCGTTGCTCACCCGACTCTCGGACGCGCTCTCGGTGGGCGGCGGTGACCCCCGCTCCGACGGCGGAACCGGTACCGACGCCTCGGGGACCGTCACCGGCGTCGCACGCTCGCTGACCAGCACCCAACTGCTCGAAGGAATCGGCGCCCCGACGTTCGTGCTCGACGCCGAGGGAACCGTCGTCGCCTGGAACCGGCAGTTAGCGGCGCTCACCGCGGTTCCCGCGTCGGACGCGCTCGGCTCCCGGCACGCCAGCGAGGCGTTCTACCCCGACGGTCGACGGGCGAAGACGTTGGCGGATAAAGTGCTCGAAGCGCCGACCGACGCCGACGAGGTGTTCGACGTACCGGCTACGGGCGACGGCGGGTTCGAAGACCGGAGCACGATGGTCACCGGCGACGGCGTCGAACGGCACATCCGGTTCGTCGCCCGCCCCGTTTTCGAGCGGAGCGAACTCGTCGCGGTGGTGGAGACTATCTACGACCGCACCGACGTCGTCGCCCGCGAACGGGCGTCGATGCGCCTCGTCGAGGAACTGCTCGCCACCGTCGGCGCCCTCGCGGACGGCGACCTGTCGGCGCGCATCGAGTTCGAGGGCGACGGGCACCTCCCCGAGACGACGCTCTGCGTCGTTCCGGAGTTCAACGCGATGGCGGAGCGCTTCGAACGACTGGCCGACGAGGTGGACGAGACGGCGGTCCGCCTCGGCGAGGCCATCGAACGCGCCGCGAACGCGGCGACGCGTATCGACGACAACGTCGCCGACCAGGCGGACCTGCTCGACAGCGGCGCCGGCGAGATGGAGGACCTCTCGGCCACCATGGAGGAGATAGCCGCCACCTCGGACGAGGTCGCCGCCTCGGCCGCGCAGGCACAGACGGCCGCCGAGGACGCCCGCGGCGCCGGCGAGTCCGTTCGCGCGGCGACCGACAGCGTCGTCGAAATCTCCGCGGACCTCCTGGATACGGTCGCCGAACTCCAAGAGCGGATGGAGGCCATCGAAGCGGTCGTCGAGGTCATCGCCGAGGTGGCCGACCGGACGAACCTCCTCGCGTTGAACGCCAACATCGAGGCGGCGCGGGCGGGCGAGGCGGGGTCGGGGTTCGCCGTCGTCGCCGACGAGGTGAAGCAACTCGCCAACCAGACCCACGAGCACACGGAGGACATCGCGCGGAGCATCGCCGAGATACGCGAGCAGGCCGACGAAACCGTCGACGCCTCCGCGCAGTCCCACGAGCAGATTCAGGTCGCCTCGGGGGAGATATCCGACGTGTTGATCGCGCTCGACGAGATAGCCGAGGCGACCGGAACGGGCGCCGACGGCATCGCCGAAGTCGCCCGCGCGACGGACGGACAGGCGGAGAACATCGAGGAGGTGACGACGACCATCCAGAGCGCCCAGTCGCACGCGTTCGACGCCCGCGACGCGTCGAGCGAGATAACGGACGCCACGGCCGACCAGACGGTGGCGCTCGGCGAACTCACCGACCGGGTCGCGCGCCTCTGCGGGGGCGACGTGTCGGCCTCGTTCGACGCCGAGGCGTTCGGCGCCGAAACGTTCGATGCGGACGCCCCCGGCCCCGGCGCTCGGTCGGACCTCGAAGCGCCTGCGCGGTCCGAGGCGACCCGACCGACCGGCGGCGACTGA
- a CDS encoding quercetin 2,3-dioxygenase — translation MTRTEDGDGPRPFVRRRDEGEAYHALGALALRKATSEETGGAFEVVERRGDENRVVTPLHVHRSTDECWYVLDGAVELFADGDLLSAGPGDTVFAPRNVPHAFRIAADGTRVLLFVSPGETMFREVGTRVAEATVPADGPDDDELARLDAFVAESDVELLGPPPFDV, via the coding sequence GTGACACGCACGGAAGACGGAGACGGGCCGCGGCCGTTCGTCCGGCGACGGGACGAGGGGGAGGCGTACCACGCGCTGGGCGCGTTGGCGCTACGGAAGGCGACGAGCGAGGAGACGGGTGGGGCGTTCGAGGTGGTCGAGCGCCGGGGCGACGAGAATCGGGTGGTGACGCCGCTGCACGTCCACCGGTCGACGGACGAGTGCTGGTACGTCCTCGACGGCGCGGTGGAACTGTTCGCGGACGGCGACCTGCTGTCGGCGGGTCCGGGCGACACCGTCTTCGCCCCTCGAAACGTCCCTCACGCCTTCCGCATCGCGGCCGACGGCACTCGGGTGCTGCTGTTCGTCTCGCCGGGAGAGACAATGTTCCGCGAGGTAGGGACGCGCGTCGCGGAGGCGACGGTGCCCGCCGACGGCCCGGACGACGACGAACTGGCCCGCCTCGACGCGTTCGTGGCGGAGTCGGACGTCGAACTGCTCGGACCGCCGCCGTTCGACGTCTGA
- the mutS gene encoding DNA mismatch repair protein MutS yields MTSQGIVEEFLSLKSDTSADILTMQCGDFYEFFADDAELVAEELDLKVSEKSSHGSSYPMAGVPVDDLVPYLKVLVERGYRVAVADQFDGDDGGHYREVTRVVTPGTLLETSDAEARYIAAVVADERGDRVGLAFADVTTGQFFVTETADADAAHSELYRFAPVEILPGPGVRSDDEFLRRLREETDASLSLFEADAFAPGRARHVVREQFGRETLESVGLDSELAVRAAGALLRYVEETGTGVRRSMTRLRTYETRDHLELDATTQRNLELTETMHGGTEGSLVDAIDHTVTSPGGRLLREWVTRPHRERGELERRLDAVSALAREALARERVRDELDGAYDLERLAARAASGSAGATDLLSVRDTLAVLPAVTEAIEDGPLADSPLADVVARPDREAAAALREELADALAEDPPKTVRQGGLFKRGYDDELDELIDSHEEAERWIDTLADREKREYDLSHVTVDRNKTDGYYIQVGKSVADEVPEHYREIKTLKNSKRFVTEELEDRERDILRLEESRGELEYELFCDLRERVAEAAELLQDVGRALAEIDVLASLATHAAGNDWVRPTLTESGPLRIDAGRHPVVERTTEFVPNDLSMDDERGFLIVTGPNMSGKSTYMRQAALIVLLAQVGSFVPARSAEIGVVDGIYTRVGALDELAQGRSTFMVEMQELSNILHSATEDSLVILDEVGRGTATYDGISIAWAATEYLHNEVRAKTLFATHYHELTSLADHLDRVANVHVAAEERDGDVTFLRTVEDGPTDRSYGIHVANLAGVPGPVVSRADEVLAKLRAEKAVEAKGGGTDEPVQAVFDLSSGQFGESGGKGGGRDGDGGSGRGGTNGETAATRQSLGAANGEAGGAPNEGSGAPEAPADPELDAVLSELRETDVNDTSPLKLMQRVQEWQERLDGER; encoded by the coding sequence ATGACCTCGCAGGGAATCGTCGAGGAGTTTCTCTCTTTGAAGTCCGACACGAGCGCGGACATCCTGACGATGCAGTGCGGCGATTTTTACGAGTTTTTCGCCGACGACGCGGAGTTGGTGGCCGAGGAGTTGGACCTGAAGGTGTCGGAGAAGTCCTCGCACGGGTCGTCGTACCCGATGGCCGGCGTGCCGGTGGACGACCTCGTCCCGTACCTGAAGGTGCTCGTCGAACGCGGCTATCGGGTGGCCGTGGCCGACCAGTTCGACGGCGACGACGGCGGCCACTACCGCGAGGTGACGCGCGTCGTCACGCCGGGGACGCTGTTGGAGACGTCCGACGCCGAGGCGCGCTACATCGCCGCCGTCGTCGCCGATGAAAGGGGCGACCGGGTGGGTCTCGCATTCGCCGACGTGACGACGGGGCAGTTCTTCGTCACCGAGACGGCCGACGCCGACGCGGCCCACTCCGAACTCTACCGCTTCGCGCCCGTGGAGATTCTCCCCGGCCCCGGTGTCAGGAGCGACGACGAGTTCCTGCGCCGCCTCCGCGAGGAGACGGACGCCTCGCTGTCGCTGTTCGAGGCGGACGCCTTCGCGCCCGGCCGGGCGAGACACGTCGTCCGCGAGCAGTTCGGCCGCGAGACGCTGGAGAGCGTCGGCCTCGACTCGGAGTTGGCCGTCCGCGCCGCGGGCGCCCTCCTCCGGTACGTCGAGGAGACGGGCACGGGCGTCCGCCGGTCGATGACCCGCCTGCGGACGTACGAGACGCGCGACCACCTCGAACTCGACGCGACGACCCAGCGAAACCTCGAACTGACGGAGACGATGCACGGCGGGACGGAGGGGTCGCTCGTGGACGCCATCGACCACACGGTGACGAGTCCGGGCGGCCGCCTCCTCCGCGAGTGGGTCACCCGCCCGCACCGCGAGCGAGGTGAACTCGAACGCCGTCTGGACGCCGTCTCGGCGCTGGCGCGGGAGGCTCTCGCCCGCGAACGCGTGCGCGACGAGTTGGACGGCGCGTACGACCTCGAACGCCTCGCCGCGCGCGCCGCCTCCGGAAGCGCGGGCGCGACCGACCTGCTGTCGGTGCGCGATACCCTCGCCGTCCTCCCCGCCGTCACCGAGGCGATAGAGGACGGGCCGCTGGCGGACTCGCCCCTCGCGGACGTGGTGGCCCGACCGGACCGGGAGGCGGCGGCGGCCCTGCGCGAAGAACTCGCCGACGCCCTCGCCGAGGACCCGCCGAAGACGGTGCGGCAGGGCGGTTTATTTAAAAGGGGCTACGACGACGAACTCGACGAACTCATCGACAGCCACGAGGAGGCCGAACGCTGGATCGACACGCTGGCCGACCGGGAGAAGCGCGAGTACGACCTCTCGCACGTCACCGTCGACCGGAACAAGACGGACGGCTACTACATCCAGGTGGGCAAATCCGTCGCCGACGAGGTGCCCGAACACTACCGCGAGATAAAGACGCTGAAGAACTCGAAACGGTTCGTCACCGAGGAGTTGGAGGACAGAGAGCGCGACATCCTGCGGCTTGAGGAGTCACGCGGCGAGTTGGAGTACGAACTCTTCTGCGACCTGCGCGAACGCGTCGCCGAGGCGGCCGAACTCCTGCAGGACGTGGGGCGCGCCCTGGCCGAGATAGACGTGCTGGCGTCGCTAGCGACGCACGCCGCCGGCAACGACTGGGTGCGCCCGACGCTGACCGAGTCGGGACCGCTCCGCATCGACGCCGGCCGTCACCCCGTCGTGGAGCGCACGACGGAGTTCGTGCCGAACGACCTCTCGATGGACGACGAGCGCGGCTTCCTCATCGTTACCGGGCCGAACATGAGCGGGAAGTCGACGTACATGCGGCAGGCGGCGCTCATCGTCCTCCTGGCGCAGGTGGGGAGCTTCGTCCCCGCGCGGTCGGCCGAAATCGGCGTCGTCGACGGAATCTACACCCGCGTCGGCGCCTTGGACGAACTCGCGCAGGGGCGCTCGACGTTCATGGTGGAGATGCAAGAGCTATCGAACATCCTCCACTCGGCGACGGAGGACTCGCTGGTGATTCTGGACGAAGTCGGCCGCGGGACGGCGACGTACGACGGCATCTCCATCGCGTGGGCCGCCACGGAGTATCTCCACAACGAGGTGCGGGCGAAGACGCTGTTCGCGACGCACTACCACGAACTCACGTCGCTGGCCGACCACCTCGACCGCGTGGCGAACGTCCACGTCGCGGCGGAGGAACGAGACGGCGACGTGACCTTCCTCCGGACCGTCGAGGACGGACCGACCGACCGCTCCTACGGCATCCACGTCGCGAACCTCGCGGGCGTTCCCGGCCCCGTCGTCTCGCGTGCCGACGAGGTGCTGGCGAAACTCCGCGCGGAGAAGGCCGTCGAGGCGAAGGGGGGCGGGACGGACGAACCCGTGCAGGCGGTGTTCGACCTCTCTTCGGGTCAGTTCGGCGAAAGCGGAGGCAAAGGCGGAGGAAGAGATGGAGACGGGGGAAGCGGGCGCGGCGGCACGAACGGCGAGACGGCCGCAACCCGCCAGTCGCTCGGGGCGGCGAACGGCGAGGCGGGCGGCGCGCCGAACGAGGGGAGCGGAGCGCCCGAAGCGCCCGCCGACCCCGAACTCGACGCCGTCCTCTCGGAACTGCGCGAGACGGACGTCAACGACACGTCGCCGCTGAAACTGATGCAACGCGTGCAGGAGTGGCAGGAGCGGTTGGACGGGGAGCGGTAG
- the mutL gene encoding DNA mismatch repair endonuclease MutL, whose product MSDGGEGRPAIRALDDRTVRQIAAGEVVERPASVVKELVENSLDADANRISIAVDAGGTEGVRVRDDGVGMDRDDVKMAVEEHTTSKISDVSDLEAGVGTLGFRGEALHTIGAVSRLTLRSKPRGGDGAGTELRVEGGEVTDLRPAGCPAGTVVEVEDLFYNTPARRKFLKTTATEFDHVNTVATQYALANPDVALSLEHDDREVFATEGRGSLESTVLSVYGREVAESMVRVDAEPDAGPVESVTGLVSHPETTRSGRDYLSTFVNGRYVTDRLLREAVLDAYGGQLASDRYPFAVLFVDVPRETVDVNVHPRKMEVRWDHESGVKSAVESAVESALLAEGLVRSSAPRGRSAPDEVEPVPEAPETEARGGKGHSPQPPSSGARSGESETTSRDDGSETGPGELAGSDRPNGEGEADGETDVTDDEAWSVSAGRTRSRPERAPETPSASVEDDSATPRTTSESPPSSGDDPSPTAAKATQSSLDGASTDAESGDATGTEDARDGSDRSRRLGAPTVQRDLSGEAATLEPEFDSLPPMRVLGQLHDTYVVAETADGMVLVDQHAADERVNYERLQEELAGDVATQALADPVGVELTAREAALFEEYREALSETGFRAERTDERTVEVRSVPAVFAEALRPELLRDALTAFVSEGESGGRETVDAVADELLADLACYPSVTGNTSLTEGSVVDLLSTLDDCENPYACPHGRPVLIELSGDELADRFERDYPGHGGRRAE is encoded by the coding sequence GTGAGCGACGGGGGCGAGGGCCGCCCGGCGATACGCGCCCTCGACGACCGGACCGTCCGCCAAATCGCCGCCGGGGAGGTGGTCGAGCGACCCGCCTCGGTCGTCAAGGAACTCGTCGAGAACAGCCTCGACGCCGACGCGAATCGCATCTCTATCGCCGTCGACGCCGGCGGCACCGAGGGCGTCCGCGTCCGCGACGACGGCGTCGGGATGGACCGCGACGACGTCAAGATGGCGGTCGAGGAGCACACCACGAGCAAGATTTCGGACGTCTCCGACCTCGAAGCCGGCGTCGGGACGCTCGGGTTCCGGGGGGAGGCGCTGCACACCATCGGCGCCGTCTCCCGACTCACGCTCCGGTCGAAACCCCGCGGCGGCGACGGAGCGGGGACCGAACTCCGCGTCGAGGGCGGCGAGGTGACCGACCTGCGCCCCGCCGGGTGTCCGGCGGGCACCGTCGTCGAAGTCGAGGACCTCTTCTACAACACGCCGGCGCGCCGGAAGTTCCTGAAGACGACGGCGACGGAGTTCGACCACGTCAACACCGTTGCGACGCAGTACGCCCTCGCCAACCCGGACGTGGCGCTGTCTCTGGAACACGACGACCGCGAGGTGTTCGCCACCGAGGGCCGCGGCAGTCTGGAGTCGACGGTGCTGTCGGTGTACGGGCGGGAGGTGGCCGAGTCGATGGTCCGCGTCGACGCCGAACCCGACGCCGGCCCCGTCGAATCCGTGACGGGTCTCGTCAGCCACCCCGAGACGACCCGGAGCGGACGCGACTACCTCTCGACGTTCGTCAACGGGCGGTACGTCACGGACCGACTCCTCCGGGAGGCCGTCCTGGACGCCTACGGCGGCCAACTCGCGAGCGACCGGTACCCGTTCGCCGTCCTGTTCGTCGACGTGCCGCGGGAGACGGTGGACGTGAACGTCCACCCCCGCAAGATGGAGGTCAGGTGGGACCACGAGTCCGGGGTGAAATCCGCCGTCGAATCCGCCGTCGAGTCCGCGCTCTTAGCGGAGGGACTCGTCCGTTCGTCGGCGCCGCGGGGTCGCTCCGCGCCCGACGAGGTGGAACCCGTACCGGAGGCGCCGGAGACGGAGGCCCGCGGAGGGAAGGGGCACAGCCCGCAACCCCCGTCGTCGGGCGCCCGGTCGGGCGAGTCGGAGACGACCAGCCGAGACGACGGGAGCGAGACCGGCCCGGGCGAACTCGCCGGGAGCGACCGTCCGAACGGGGAGGGAGAAGCGGACGGAGAGACAGACGTGACCGACGACGAGGCGTGGTCGGTCTCGGCCGGGCGGACCCGCTCACGGCCCGAGCGTGCGCCGGAGACGCCGAGCGCGTCCGTCGAAGACGACTCGGCGACGCCCCGGACGACGAGCGAATCGCCGCCGTCGTCCGGAGACGACCCGTCTCCGACGGCGGCCAAGGCGACGCAGTCATCGCTGGACGGCGCGTCGACCGACGCGGAAAGCGGAGACGCGACGGGTACCGAAGACGCCCGAGACGGGAGCGACCGCTCGCGCCGTCTCGGTGCGCCGACGGTCCAGCGCGACCTGTCGGGCGAGGCGGCGACGCTGGAACCCGAGTTCGACTCGCTGCCACCGATGCGCGTGCTCGGCCAACTACACGACACCTACGTCGTCGCGGAGACGGCCGACGGGATGGTGCTCGTCGACCAGCACGCGGCCGACGAGCGGGTGAACTACGAGCGCCTGCAGGAGGAACTCGCCGGCGACGTGGCGACGCAGGCGCTGGCGGACCCGGTGGGGGTGGAACTCACCGCGCGGGAGGCGGCGCTGTTCGAGGAGTACCGCGAGGCGCTCTCGGAGACCGGATTCCGCGCCGAGCGAACCGACGAGCGGACCGTCGAGGTGCGGAGCGTCCCGGCCGTGTTCGCGGAGGCGCTCCGACCCGAACTCCTGCGGGACGCGCTGACCGCGTTCGTGAGCGAGGGCGAGTCGGGCGGCCGGGAGACGGTGGACGCCGTCGCGGACGAACTGCTCGCGGACCTCGCGTGCTACCCGTCGGTGACGGGCAACACCTCGCTGACCGAGGGGTCCGTCGTGGACCTGCTCTCGACGCTGGACGACTGCGAGAACCCCTACGCCTGCCCGCACGGCCGGCCGGTCCTCATCGAACTGAGCGGCGACGAACTGGCCGACCGGTTCGAGCGGGACTACCCGGGCCACGGCGGGCGACGGGCGGAGTAA